One region of Olleya sp. Hel_I_94 genomic DNA includes:
- the nusA gene encoding transcription termination factor NusA — protein MENIALIESFSEFKDDKLIDRVTLMAILEDVFRNALKKKFGDDDNFDIIINPDKGDLEIWRNRVVVADGEVEEPNQEISLTAARKIEPDFEVGEDVSEEVKLIDLGRRAILALRQNLISKIHEHDNTNVFKQFQELVGDLYTAEVHHIRHRAVILLDDEGNEIILPKDKQIPSDFFRKGDNVKGVIDSVELKGNKPTIIMSRTSPKFLEKLFESEIPEVFDGLITIKNVVRIPGEKAKVAVDSYDDRIDPVGACVGMKGSRIHGIVRELGNENIDVINYTNNLQLYITRALSPARVTSIKIDEENKRAEAILKPEEVSKAIGRGGHNIRLAGQLTGYEIDVLREGAEEDVELREFSDEIEDWIIKEFSKAGLDTAKSILEQDVADLVKRTDLEEETILDVIRILKEEFED, from the coding sequence ATGGAAAATATAGCGTTAATTGAATCTTTTTCAGAATTCAAAGACGATAAATTAATAGATCGTGTCACCTTAATGGCTATTTTGGAAGATGTATTTAGAAATGCATTGAAGAAAAAATTTGGAGATGACGATAATTTTGATATTATTATAAACCCAGATAAAGGAGATTTAGAGATTTGGAGAAATCGTGTTGTTGTTGCAGATGGTGAAGTTGAAGAACCTAATCAAGAAATCTCGTTAACAGCAGCAAGAAAAATCGAGCCAGATTTTGAAGTTGGAGAGGATGTGTCTGAAGAGGTTAAATTAATAGATTTAGGTCGTCGTGCAATTTTAGCATTGCGTCAAAATTTAATTTCTAAAATTCATGAACACGATAATACTAACGTATTTAAGCAGTTCCAAGAATTAGTTGGAGATTTATATACAGCAGAAGTACATCATATTCGTCACAGAGCTGTAATTTTGTTAGATGATGAAGGAAACGAAATCATATTACCAAAAGATAAGCAAATTCCTTCTGACTTTTTTAGAAAAGGAGATAATGTAAAAGGTGTTATTGATAGTGTTGAGCTTAAAGGTAATAAGCCAACAATTATAATGTCCAGAACATCACCAAAGTTCTTAGAAAAACTTTTTGAATCAGAAATACCAGAAGTATTTGATGGTTTAATTACAATTAAAAATGTAGTTCGTATTCCTGGAGAAAAAGCTAAAGTAGCGGTTGACTCTTACGACGATAGAATTGATCCTGTTGGAGCATGTGTCGGAATGAAAGGATCGCGTATACATGGTATTGTTCGTGAATTAGGTAATGAAAACATTGATGTAATCAATTACACTAACAACTTACAATTGTATATTACCAGAGCTTTAAGTCCTGCAAGAGTAACTTCAATCAAGATTGATGAAGAAAACAAACGTGCAGAAGCAATCTTAAAGCCAGAAGAAGTAAGTAAAGCAATTGGTAGAGGTGGACATAACATTAGATTAGCTGGTCAATTAACAGGTTACGAAATTGACGTGTTAAGAGAAGGAGCTGAGGAAGATGTAGAGTTAAGAGAATTCTCTGATGAAATAGAGGATTGGATTATCAAAGAATTTAGTAAAGCAGGTCTAGATACAGCAAAAAGTATTTTAGAGCAAGATGTGGCAGATCTAGTCAAAAGAACTGACTTAGAAGAAGAAACAATTTTAGATGTTATTAGAATTCTTAAGGAAGAGTTCGAAGATTAA
- the rimP gene encoding ribosome assembly cofactor RimP, whose protein sequence is MFINTVKSLLEEALTERKDLFLIDFSVNGENAINIIIDGDQGVKVEDCMFVSRAIEHNIDREEHDFALEVMSSGAAAPLTLPRQYPKHVGRTLGVKTSTGNIEGVLTEANEDEITLEWKAREPKPVGKGKVTVNKKENIAYKDIVEAKVIIKF, encoded by the coding sequence ATGTTTATAAATACAGTCAAAAGTTTACTAGAGGAGGCCTTAACAGAGCGCAAAGATTTATTTTTAATAGATTTTAGTGTTAATGGAGAGAATGCTATTAATATTATTATTGATGGAGATCAAGGTGTTAAAGTTGAAGATTGCATGTTTGTTAGTCGCGCTATCGAGCATAATATTGATAGAGAAGAACATGACTTTGCATTAGAGGTTATGTCGTCTGGTGCAGCTGCTCCTTTAACATTACCAAGACAATATCCAAAACATGTTGGAAGAACTTTAGGTGTTAAGACAAGTACTGGAAATATTGAAGGTGTTTTAACCGAAGCTAATGAGGATGAAATTACTTTAGAATGGAAGGCTAGAGAGCCAAAACCAGTAGGTAAGGGTAAGGTTACAGTAAACAAAAAAGAAAATATTGCTTACAAAGATATTGTAGAAGCAAAAGTTATAATAAAATTTTAA
- a CDS encoding universal stress protein — MKKLLVPTDFSTEAENAVKVAAQLAKKHNCELILLHMLELPLNQLSTNGGTPADLPEAVFFMKLAHKEFEKILDKDYLKGITVHEAVDFNEISKGILETCKNHDVDLIVMGSHGAEGLKELFIGSTTEKVVRTSNTPVLVIKNEHDNFDIKEFVFASDFKNDNKETYVQAVKLANLFEAKIHLLNVNTPSNFTTTAASKVRMRDFIANSTFDNYTINIYNDETIEKGILNFSRIIDADLIGISTHGRQGIAHFLNGSISEDLVNHAKRPVITFKI, encoded by the coding sequence ATGAAAAAACTATTAGTCCCAACTGACTTCTCCACTGAAGCAGAAAATGCAGTTAAAGTTGCTGCTCAATTAGCAAAAAAACATAATTGCGAATTAATATTATTACATATGCTAGAGCTTCCTTTAAACCAATTAAGCACTAATGGTGGTACTCCTGCTGATCTACCTGAGGCTGTTTTTTTTATGAAATTAGCACATAAAGAATTTGAAAAAATACTTGATAAAGACTATTTAAAAGGCATAACGGTTCATGAAGCAGTAGATTTTAATGAAATTTCTAAGGGTATTCTTGAAACCTGTAAAAATCATGATGTCGATTTAATTGTCATGGGATCTCATGGTGCAGAAGGACTTAAAGAACTTTTTATTGGATCTACCACAGAAAAAGTTGTTAGAACCTCCAACACACCTGTTCTGGTTATTAAAAACGAACATGACAATTTTGATATAAAAGAATTTGTGTTTGCTTCAGATTTTAAAAATGACAACAAAGAAACTTATGTACAAGCGGTAAAACTAGCTAACCTTTTTGAGGCTAAAATCCACTTACTTAATGTTAATACACCAAGTAACTTTACCACAACAGCAGCCTCCAAAGTTAGAATGAGAGATTTTATAGCCAATTCAACTTTTGATAATTACACGATAAACATATATAACGACGAAACAATTGAAAAAGGTATATTAAATTTTTCTAGAATAATAGATGCCGATTTAATAGGAATTAGCACACATGGACGACAAGGTATTGCTCACTTTTTAAACGGTAGCATCAGCGAAGATTTAGTCAATCATGCTAAACGACCAGTCATTACTTTTAAGATATAA
- a CDS encoding DUF2723 domain-containing protein has translation MMTFNFKKWNLILSWFAFLIALITYTLTVEPTVSYWDAGEYILTSSKLQVGHPPGAPLFQMFGAVFSVFALDPSQIGYLMNMMSAVSSAFAILFMFWTIILLLEKIIGQPEKLEKGQQFAILGSAFVGSLAFAFTDSFWFNAVETEVYAMATLIMTVMFYLGLRWEKDMHKPRGNRWLILIAFVVGLSFGIHFMGLLTIPAIGLIYYFKNYKTITIKNFIIANIVSVAVLLFVFKLMFPNVLRYFSALELFFVNQIGLPFNSGSIIAGILLIAAFYYGLKYTRAKKLYHINTGIICLLFVLIGSSTWLMLPIRANANVVINENNPSSARELLAYYNLEQYPETHLFYGPLFTDQYTGLDENEPYVDDKPKYEKDETAGKYIIVNDYKRAKQNFNSKQAAILPRMWSGENAENYMLFTGFLEFSLKPEYQGEDRLVQSMIDFKSDVAKGAIDYEDYHNFLKQFGQFINIEKPSLASNISYLFEYQLGYMYWRYFMWNFTGRQDDLQGRYDQHGNWISGIKFIDEWHLGQSQDNLPSDVADNKGRNTYFFFPLILGLIGLFFLFNKDKKLFWVTLVFFLFTGLAIQVYTNVRPFEPRERDYSVVGSFYVFAIWIGLGVYAIFDLLKKYVSNKVLAPTITLACLLLVPVIMASQNWDDHDRSGKYTALAMAKKYLDSCGENGILFSIGDNDTFALWYAQEIENYRTDVRVVNTSLFQTDWYIDQMKRKAYKSDPIPSSLTHDKYKHGTREYLMKRLRSKDTLDIATFMNFITSDDPKTKLKYALQQEGEDYTQYPQQFLNANYFPVENIRVPVDKQSVLANGIVKAKDSDLIEDYVDITITDNAITKNRLLMLDIVASNNWERPIYFTGGAFGNDDYIWMKDYLQLDGMVYKLVPIKTPVARANPFDMGRLDTEFMYNKVVNWDWGNSGSDQIYHDPETRRNSITYRGNLARLIENLINENQLDKAEEIADIAMKNMPVNKYGHYTLLEPYISAYYEVDNQDKARQLFTEVATKYQENLKYYSTLTRNNQDNNFTEILTDIERYKALVDVLVEYDREFAKEESMTFTNYLELFKQYYDSEPEPETNPAPTDKDFLQQLDTVLKSE, from the coding sequence ATGATGACTTTTAACTTTAAAAAATGGAACTTAATACTTAGTTGGTTCGCTTTTTTAATTGCTCTTATCACTTACACGCTTACTGTGGAACCTACCGTAAGTTATTGGGATGCTGGAGAATATATCTTAACCTCTTCAAAATTACAGGTTGGACATCCACCAGGAGCACCACTATTTCAAATGTTTGGAGCGGTGTTTTCAGTGTTTGCTTTAGACCCTTCACAAATTGGTTATTTAATGAATATGATGAGCGCTGTTTCTAGTGCTTTTGCTATTTTATTTATGTTCTGGACAATTATTTTATTGTTAGAAAAAATAATTGGACAACCAGAAAAACTTGAAAAAGGACAACAATTTGCCATTTTGGGTAGTGCTTTTGTAGGAAGTTTAGCTTTTGCCTTCACGGATTCATTTTGGTTTAACGCTGTAGAAACCGAAGTTTATGCTATGGCTACTTTAATAATGACTGTCATGTTTTACTTAGGTTTACGCTGGGAAAAAGACATGCATAAACCTAGAGGTAATCGCTGGCTAATACTAATAGCCTTTGTTGTAGGTCTTTCTTTTGGAATTCACTTTATGGGATTATTAACCATTCCTGCGATTGGCTTAATCTATTATTTCAAAAACTATAAAACAATAACAATTAAAAATTTTATAATAGCCAATATTGTATCGGTTGCTGTATTGTTATTTGTATTTAAATTAATGTTTCCAAATGTATTAAGATACTTTAGTGCGTTAGAATTGTTTTTTGTTAATCAAATAGGATTGCCTTTTAATTCTGGCTCAATAATAGCAGGAATATTGCTTATTGCAGCATTTTACTACGGACTAAAATATACACGAGCTAAAAAATTATATCATATAAATACAGGTATTATATGCTTACTATTTGTATTAATAGGCTCTTCAACTTGGTTAATGTTACCTATTAGAGCAAATGCAAATGTTGTTATTAATGAAAACAACCCTTCTAGTGCCAGAGAACTTTTGGCTTATTATAATCTAGAACAGTATCCAGAAACACATTTATTTTACGGACCATTATTTACTGACCAATACACTGGTTTAGATGAAAACGAACCGTATGTAGATGATAAACCTAAATACGAAAAAGACGAAACAGCAGGTAAATACATTATTGTTAACGATTATAAACGTGCTAAACAAAACTTTAACTCTAAACAAGCTGCTATTTTACCAAGAATGTGGAGTGGAGAAAATGCTGAAAACTACATGCTGTTTACTGGCTTTTTGGAATTTAGTCTTAAACCAGAATACCAAGGGGAAGATCGATTAGTACAATCTATGATTGACTTTAAAAGTGATGTTGCTAAAGGTGCAATTGATTATGAAGATTATCATAACTTTTTAAAACAATTTGGACAATTTATCAATATTGAAAAACCATCATTAGCTAGCAATATCTCTTACCTATTTGAATACCAACTAGGTTATATGTATTGGAGATATTTTATGTGGAATTTTACTGGTAGACAAGATGACTTACAAGGTCGCTATGACCAACATGGTAATTGGATTAGTGGTATTAAATTTATTGATGAGTGGCATTTAGGACAATCTCAAGACAATCTACCAAGTGATGTTGCCGATAATAAAGGTCGCAATACGTATTTTTTCTTCCCATTAATTTTAGGATTAATAGGCTTATTTTTCTTATTCAATAAAGACAAAAAATTATTTTGGGTTACCTTGGTATTTTTCTTATTTACAGGATTAGCAATACAAGTATATACCAACGTTAGACCTTTTGAACCGAGAGAACGTGATTACTCAGTCGTAGGATCGTTTTATGTATTTGCAATATGGATCGGACTTGGTGTCTATGCTATTTTTGATTTATTAAAAAAATACGTATCAAACAAAGTATTAGCTCCAACTATTACTTTAGCGTGCTTACTATTAGTCCCTGTTATAATGGCGTCTCAAAACTGGGATGACCATGATAGATCAGGTAAGTATACAGCTTTAGCTATGGCTAAAAAATACTTAGATTCTTGTGGAGAAAATGGTATATTATTCTCCATTGGTGACAATGATACATTTGCCTTATGGTATGCCCAAGAGATTGAAAACTATCGTACAGATGTACGTGTAGTAAACACTAGTTTATTTCAAACGGATTGGTATATAGATCAAATGAAGCGTAAAGCTTATAAGAGTGATCCTATTCCTTCTAGCTTAACCCACGATAAATATAAGCATGGAACAAGAGAATATTTAATGAAACGTTTACGATCTAAAGACACTTTAGACATTGCTACATTTATGAATTTTATAACTAGTGATGATCCAAAGACAAAACTTAAATATGCTTTACAACAAGAAGGAGAAGATTACACACAATATCCTCAGCAATTTTTAAATGCTAACTATTTTCCTGTCGAAAATATCAGAGTACCAGTAGACAAACAATCTGTTTTGGCTAATGGTATTGTAAAAGCAAAAGATAGCGACTTAATAGAAGACTATGTTGACATAACAATAACTGACAATGCCATAACAAAAAACCGTCTATTAATGCTTGATATTGTTGCTAGCAACAATTGGGAACGACCTATATACTTTACAGGTGGAGCTTTTGGAAACGATGACTACATTTGGATGAAAGATTACTTACAACTTGATGGTATGGTGTATAAACTAGTCCCTATAAAAACACCTGTAGCTAGAGCAAATCCATTTGATATGGGACGCTTGGATACAGAGTTTATGTATAATAAGGTTGTTAATTGGGATTGGGGAAATAGTGGCAGTGATCAAATTTACCATGATCCAGAAACTAGAAGAAACTCAATTACATACAGAGGAAACTTAGCAAGATTAATTGAAAATTTAATTAATGAAAATCAATTAGATAAAGCTGAAGAAATAGCAGACATAGCTATGAAAAATATGCCTGTTAATAAGTATGGTCATTACACCTTATTAGAGCCTTATATTAGTGCCTACTATGAAGTTGACAATCAAGATAAAGCCAGACAACTATTTACAGAAGTTGCTACCAAATATCAAGAAAATTTAAAATACTACAGCACCTTAACTAGAAATAATCAAGATAACAACTTTACTGAAATACTTACAGATATTGAGCGATACAAAGCTTTAGTAGATGTTTTAGTTGAATATGACAGAGAATTTGCCAAAGAAGAATCTATGACTTTTACTAACTATCTAGAATTGTTTAAACAATATTATGATAGCGAGCCTGAGCCAGAAACTAATCCTGCACCAACAGACAAAGATTTTTTACAGCAATTAGATACTGTTTTAAAAAGCGAATAG
- a CDS encoding polysaccharide deacetylase family protein encodes MPVFPAKTPKLIQRLFPKYIWKKASLSKTIYLTFDDGPTPKITQWTLDLLKKYNAKATFFCIGDNIKKYPNIFKSVLNDGHTIGNHTFNHLKGWHTDTNSYVENAEKAQQLIDPDNKHLFRPPFGKIKRKQANQLIKRGYKIVMWSVISYDWEVKVTPEQCLQNVIKNSTSGSIIVFHDSIKASKNMQYALPKVLEYFSKKGYQFKAL; translated from the coding sequence ATGCCTGTTTTTCCTGCAAAGACACCAAAATTAATACAACGCCTTTTTCCAAAATACATTTGGAAAAAGGCGTCTTTGTCTAAGACTATTTATTTAACTTTTGATGATGGTCCTACACCTAAAATCACACAATGGACTTTAGATCTTCTAAAAAAATACAATGCAAAAGCAACATTTTTTTGCATTGGAGATAATATAAAAAAGTATCCAAATATTTTTAAATCTGTTCTAAATGACGGTCACACAATAGGCAATCATACCTTTAACCATCTTAAAGGGTGGCATACAGATACTAATAGTTATGTAGAAAATGCTGAAAAAGCGCAACAGTTAATCGATCCAGACAACAAGCATCTGTTTAGACCTCCTTTTGGGAAAATCAAACGTAAACAAGCCAATCAATTAATTAAAAGAGGTTATAAAATAGTAATGTGGAGCGTTATATCTTATGACTGGGAAGTCAAAGTTACACCAGAACAATGCTTACAAAATGTTATAAAAAATAGTACTTCGGGAAGTATTATCGTATTTCATGATAGCATAAAAGCATCAAAAAACATGCAATACGCACTACCTAAAGTTTTAGAGTATTTTAGTAAAAAAGGCTATCAGTTTAAAGCGCTTTAA
- a CDS encoding thioredoxin family protein has translation MSKFGELIDVEIPVLLDFFTEWNEPSKAMHAVLRDVAAALGDKAKVIKIDVDKNQELSEALRVKGLPTLIIYKNGEMKWRQSGEQDANTLISIVQQFV, from the coding sequence ATGTCAAAATTTGGAGAATTAATAGATGTCGAAATTCCTGTACTGTTAGACTTTTTTACAGAATGGAATGAGCCATCAAAAGCCATGCACGCAGTTTTACGCGATGTAGCTGCAGCACTAGGTGATAAGGCAAAAGTAATAAAGATAGATGTTGACAAAAATCAAGAACTATCCGAAGCTTTACGTGTCAAAGGATTGCCAACTTTAATTATCTATAAAAATGGAGAAATGAAATGGCGTCAAAGTGGCGAACAAGATGCTAATACTTTGATAAGTATTGTACAGCAATTTGTTTAA
- a CDS encoding metallophosphoesterase, whose translation MTRLIIISLLYILLTVYGFQAIKTVFKSSWVHYLFFAIALVVALNMVYQFASPSEGRVISGGRGYAIGFLLSFMAFNLVLVPILIGEDIIRSFISLYDKYFITKESFYLPSRRKFISQIGLGLAAIPFASLLYGMYQGRYNYKVLKYTLHFEDLPDAFDGYKMTHISDIHSGSFDNKEKINYAVDLVNKQQGDVILFTGDLVNNKASEMYDWKDTFSKLTAKDGVFSVLGNHDYGDYVDWATEQDKHDNLNELKSIQKEIGFDLLLNESRYIEKDGQKIALVGVENWGIGGFKKAGDLDKASNNIASDDFKVLLSHDPSHWAEQVIDHSNHYHLTLSGHTHGMQFGIEIPGWIKWSPVKWRYKHWAGIYKEKGQYINVNRGFGYLAYPGRVGIWPEITVIELKKGTQIA comes from the coding sequence ATGACACGTCTAATTATTATTTCACTTTTATATATATTATTAACTGTTTATGGTTTTCAGGCTATTAAGACAGTATTTAAATCAAGTTGGGTACATTATTTGTTTTTTGCAATAGCACTTGTTGTTGCCTTAAATATGGTGTATCAATTTGCATCACCATCTGAAGGTAGAGTGATATCAGGAGGTAGAGGTTATGCTATTGGTTTTTTGTTATCCTTTATGGCTTTTAATTTAGTGCTTGTTCCAATATTAATAGGAGAGGACATTATTAGATCATTTATAAGCCTATATGATAAATATTTTATTACTAAAGAATCCTTTTATCTACCCTCTAGACGTAAATTTATAAGTCAAATTGGATTAGGTCTGGCAGCAATACCATTTGCTTCGTTGCTTTATGGTATGTATCAAGGACGATACAATTATAAAGTTTTAAAATACACATTACATTTTGAAGATTTACCAGACGCGTTTGATGGCTATAAAATGACACATATTAGTGATATCCATTCTGGAAGTTTTGATAATAAAGAAAAAATTAATTACGCTGTCGATTTAGTAAACAAGCAACAAGGAGACGTCATATTGTTTACAGGAGATTTGGTTAATAATAAAGCATCCGAAATGTATGATTGGAAAGACACCTTTTCTAAGCTTACAGCAAAAGATGGTGTGTTTTCTGTATTAGGGAATCATGATTATGGTGATTACGTAGATTGGGCAACAGAGCAAGATAAACATGATAATTTAAATGAATTAAAATCTATCCAGAAAGAGATTGGTTTTGATTTATTATTAAATGAAAGTCGTTACATTGAAAAAGATGGACAAAAAATAGCATTAGTAGGTGTAGAGAATTGGGGAATAGGTGGTTTTAAAAAAGCTGGAGACTTGGATAAAGCGTCAAATAATATTGCCTCAGATGATTTTAAGGTATTGCTATCGCATGATCCTTCACATTGGGCAGAACAGGTAATAGACCATAGTAATCACTATCACTTAACGTTAAGTGGGCATACACATGGCATGCAGTTTGGAATAGAAATTCCGGGTTGGATTAAATGGAGTCCTGTTAAATGGCGTTATAAACATTGGGCAGGAATCTATAAAGAAAAAGGCCAATACATTAATGTTAATAGAGGTTTTGGTTATTTAGCTTATCCTGGACGTGTAGGAATTTGGCCAGAAATAACAGTCATAGAACTTAAAAAAGGGACGCAAATTGCTTAA